In Halobacteriovorax marinus SJ, the following proteins share a genomic window:
- a CDS encoding GNAT family N-acetyltransferase, whose translation MFNLEMRPACSSDVEVYYEWVNDVDVRRNSFNSNEVKFEDHQRWFNLKLNDANSELLLFLINSNPVGQVRIEVTEYGLINFSIDRGHRGLGLSSKMLIESSNYFFSRFGEKLSLVGFVKKENIPSQKAFKKAGFVEIDLKDKLKYELRKV comes from the coding sequence ATGTTTAATTTAGAAATGAGGCCTGCCTGCAGTTCAGATGTTGAAGTTTACTATGAATGGGTAAATGATGTGGATGTTAGGAGGAATTCATTCAATTCTAATGAGGTTAAGTTCGAGGACCATCAGAGATGGTTCAACTTAAAGTTAAATGATGCAAATAGTGAGCTATTGTTGTTCTTGATAAATAGTAACCCTGTTGGACAGGTTCGTATCGAAGTTACTGAGTACGGACTTATTAACTTTTCTATTGATAGGGGACATAGGGGACTTGGACTTTCCAGTAAAATGCTAATTGAGTCTTCCAATTATTTCTTCTCTAGGTTTGGGGAGAAGCTTAGTTTAGTTGGCTTTGTAAAAAAAGAGAATATTCCATCTCAAAAAGCTTTCAAAAAAGCTGGTTTTGTGGAGATTGATTTAAAAGATAAGCTTAAATATGAATTGAGGAAGGTATGA
- the hisF gene encoding imidazole glycerol phosphate synthase subunit HisF gives MLKTRLIPVLNIMNGLIVRSEDFITHQSMGNVVNQASRYNEWNVDELIYLDISREFSYDLGRDDHKISRYSNIEEIIQRIAKVCFMPLAFGGGIKKIEDVDLRIKNGADKVIINTKALEDSSFITTISNKYGSQAAIVSVDYRIIDGQAMVFDNFGSIPTNKKLVDWCREIESYGAGEVFINSIDRDGKANGYDIENIAEVVDALKIPVIACGGAGIVDDFLELAEDTNVSAIAAGNIFHFTENAYPRAKKFLKREGINVR, from the coding sequence ATGTTAAAAACTAGATTAATACCTGTCTTGAATATTATGAATGGCCTAATTGTAAGGAGTGAAGACTTCATAACTCATCAGAGTATGGGAAATGTTGTTAATCAAGCATCACGATATAATGAGTGGAATGTTGATGAATTAATTTACTTAGATATAAGTAGAGAATTTAGCTATGACTTAGGAAGAGACGATCATAAAATCTCAAGGTATTCAAATATAGAAGAAATTATTCAAAGAATTGCTAAGGTATGTTTTATGCCTCTAGCCTTTGGTGGTGGAATAAAAAAAATTGAGGACGTCGATTTAAGAATAAAAAATGGTGCAGACAAAGTGATAATTAATACTAAGGCTTTAGAAGATTCTAGTTTTATTACAACTATTTCTAATAAATATGGAAGTCAGGCAGCTATTGTATCAGTTGATTATCGAATAATAGATGGTCAGGCAATGGTGTTTGATAACTTTGGAAGTATTCCTACAAATAAGAAATTAGTGGACTGGTGTCGTGAGATTGAGTCTTATGGAGCTGGTGAAGTGTTCATTAACTCTATTGATAGAGACGGAAAAGCCAACGGCTATGATATTGAAAATATTGCTGAGGTAGTTGATGCTCTAAAAATACCTGTGATTGCCTGTGGTGGAGCAGGCATTGTTGATGATTTTTTAGAGCTTGCAGAAGATACGAATGTTTCAGCAATTGCAGCTGGAAACATCTTTCATTTCACTGAGAATGCATATCCAAGAGCAAAGAAGTTTTTAAAGAGGGAAGGAATAAATGTTAGATAG
- the pseB gene encoding UDP-N-acetylglucosamine 4,6-dehydratase (inverting) codes for MLNNKAILITGGTGSFGKEFVKTILRNYPGVKRLVVYSRDELKQSEMAQEFSAEKYKAIRYFIGDVRDAERLKMACEGIDVIIHAAAMKQVVAAEYNPMECIKTNVLGAENVINAALATNVSDVVALSTDKAAAPINLYGATKLCSDKLFVAANNMKGSRELKFSVVRYGNVLGSRGSVIPYFLKMRETGELSITHEEMTRFSISLQDGVQLVLNAIDKHWGGEIFIPKIPSYRITDVAKAIAPDAKINIIGIRPGEKLHEEMITETDSINTVEFDDHYVILPSTPIWDVDEFEKLKKGKRLDYGFKYNSGTNDEWLTVAQIREEIRLHVDPSFEV; via the coding sequence ATGTTGAATAATAAAGCAATTTTAATAACTGGTGGAACAGGCTCGTTTGGTAAAGAGTTTGTTAAAACAATTCTTAGGAATTACCCTGGGGTGAAAAGGCTCGTAGTATATTCACGCGATGAGCTAAAACAGTCGGAAATGGCTCAAGAGTTCTCTGCGGAGAAGTATAAGGCAATTAGGTACTTTATTGGCGATGTAAGAGATGCTGAAAGGCTTAAGATGGCTTGCGAAGGAATCGATGTGATTATACATGCAGCGGCAATGAAGCAGGTCGTTGCTGCGGAGTATAACCCAATGGAGTGTATTAAGACGAATGTACTTGGAGCGGAAAATGTTATTAATGCGGCTTTAGCAACAAACGTTTCTGATGTTGTTGCGCTCTCTACTGATAAGGCCGCTGCACCTATTAACTTGTATGGTGCAACAAAATTATGCTCAGATAAGCTTTTCGTTGCTGCCAATAACATGAAAGGTTCTCGAGAGTTAAAGTTCTCAGTTGTCAGGTATGGAAATGTTCTTGGTTCTAGGGGCTCTGTAATTCCTTATTTTTTGAAAATGAGAGAGACTGGAGAGTTGAGTATAACTCATGAAGAGATGACTCGTTTTAGTATCAGTCTTCAAGATGGTGTTCAGTTGGTTTTAAATGCAATAGATAAGCACTGGGGTGGAGAGATTTTCATTCCTAAAATTCCTTCTTATAGAATCACTGATGTTGCTAAGGCTATAGCGCCGGACGCAAAGATTAATATTATAGGTATTAGGCCAGGTGAAAAACTTCATGAGGAGATGATCACTGAAACGGATTCAATCAACACGGTTGAGTTTGATGATCATTACGTAATACTGCCTTCCACTCCAATTTGGGATGTCGATGAATTCGAGAAGTTGAAAAAGGGGAAGAGGCTTGATTATGGGTTTAAATATAACTCAGGAACTAATGATGAATGGCTTACTGTTGCGCAGATTAGAGAAGAGATTAGACTTCATGTAGACCCATCTTTTGAGGTTTAA
- the pseG gene encoding UDP-2,4-diacetamido-2,4,6-trideoxy-beta-L-altropyranose hydrolase, with amino-acid sequence MTSSIVFRVDSGAHIGNGHLFRCLSLAEEFREREFNVSFICRKHHQNRNLYIKERGFDLRELESNNDLIDLNNSEMWLGQTKEAEVIEVNELLSKISNVSLLVIDHYSIDVEFEKLFDVDRILVIDDLEREHCANIIIDQSLSSSGTLYKRKNQREEAKYLLGPRFALINKKFRRMREANSKRGSKRVLAYFGGLDLTNESMKVVNAFLSLNIEGYSMRVILPTEHKDFLALEEIARQKESIELLSYTATMEKEIAESELCLGASGVSIWERACLCKPSIVITSADNQLAGSKKLFEMGLLNLLGSGDSTTSDSWKSALSEYFDNPLRYQEVAMELRKICDGDGIRRVTDIAIEELAS; translated from the coding sequence GTGACTTCAAGTATTGTTTTTCGAGTGGATTCAGGGGCTCATATTGGCAATGGACACCTTTTTAGATGCTTGTCTTTGGCCGAAGAGTTTAGAGAAAGAGAGTTTAATGTAAGCTTTATCTGTAGAAAGCATCATCAAAATAGAAATTTATATATTAAGGAGAGAGGCTTTGATTTAAGAGAGTTGGAATCAAATAATGATTTAATTGATCTTAATAATTCTGAGATGTGGCTAGGGCAAACTAAAGAGGCTGAGGTTATAGAGGTAAATGAACTACTCAGTAAAATAAGCAATGTTTCTCTATTAGTAATTGACCACTACAGTATCGATGTTGAGTTTGAAAAGTTATTTGATGTTGATAGGATTTTGGTTATTGATGATCTGGAAAGAGAGCATTGTGCAAATATTATTATTGATCAAAGTTTGTCATCGTCAGGGACTCTTTATAAGAGAAAAAATCAAAGGGAAGAGGCGAAATATTTGTTAGGGCCAAGGTTTGCATTAATTAATAAAAAGTTTAGGAGAATGAGAGAAGCCAACTCTAAGAGAGGTAGTAAGAGAGTTCTCGCATACTTTGGGGGATTGGATCTTACAAATGAAAGTATGAAAGTTGTAAATGCTTTCTTATCCTTAAATATAGAAGGCTATAGTATGCGTGTAATTCTTCCAACTGAACATAAGGACTTTCTTGCTCTAGAAGAGATTGCACGACAAAAAGAGTCGATAGAGCTTCTAAGTTACACAGCTACAATGGAAAAAGAAATTGCAGAATCTGAGCTTTGCTTAGGGGCAAGTGGTGTTTCGATATGGGAAAGAGCTTGTTTATGTAAACCCTCGATTGTTATTACCTCTGCTGATAATCAGCTCGCAGGCTCAAAGAAGTTATTTGAAATGGGATTATTGAATCTTTTAGGTTCGGGGGACTCAACGACGAGTGACTCTTGGAAAAGTGCATTGAGTGAATATTTTGATAACCCTTTGAGGTATCAAGAAGTGGCAATGGAGCTTAGAAAAATCTGTGATGGAGATGGTATTCGTAGGGTTACTGATATAGCGATAGAGGAATTAGCAAGTTGA
- the hisH gene encoding imidazole glycerol phosphate synthase subunit HisH — translation MLGVIEYGAGNIRSVLNALDFLGIESLVINNCEDFDKASHLILPGVGAFGHGMHELQRLGFVNKILDHVNNKKPLLGICLGMQLLFEKSYEQGEFEGLGILKGEVLPFSKVIDDLRVPHVGWNECKQSKDSHFNVNESYYFTHSYYCAPSNQEDILSSTEYGVEFTSSVLSDNVLGFQFHPEKSHHDGLMLLKKFLEM, via the coding sequence ATGTTAGGAGTTATTGAGTATGGAGCTGGGAATATAAGATCTGTCTTAAATGCTTTAGATTTTCTAGGTATTGAATCCTTAGTTATAAACAATTGCGAAGATTTTGATAAAGCTTCTCACCTGATTTTACCTGGAGTAGGTGCTTTTGGGCACGGAATGCATGAATTGCAAAGGCTTGGCTTTGTAAACAAAATTTTAGATCATGTTAATAATAAAAAACCGTTACTTGGTATATGCCTAGGGATGCAATTACTATTTGAAAAAAGCTATGAACAAGGAGAGTTCGAAGGCTTAGGTATTTTAAAAGGAGAAGTCCTACCATTTTCTAAAGTAATTGATGATCTTAGAGTTCCACACGTTGGCTGGAACGAATGTAAGCAGTCTAAGGATTCACATTTCAATGTAAATGAGAGTTATTATTTTACTCATAGTTATTACTGCGCACCCTCTAATCAAGAGGACATCTTGTCATCAACGGAATATGGAGTAGAATTTACTTCATCAGTGTTAAGTGACAATGTCTTAGGCTTTCAGTTTCATCCTGAGAAAAGTCATCATGATGGCTTAATGTTGTTGAAAAAATTTCTGGAAATGTGA
- the pseC gene encoding UDP-4-amino-4,6-dideoxy-N-acetyl-beta-L-altrosamine transaminase yields the protein MDKKIPYGRQEISKEDIDLVVSTLKSDFLTQGPRVVEFENAFASQVKAEYALSCSNGTAALHLAMMALDLKPGEKVLTTSITFAASANCVLYQGGVVEFIDISLDDYLLDLDLLERHLSGSDDKYAGIIVVDFAGFPVDLERLRKIADQYGMWIVEDACHAPGASFTDSKGEVQPVGGSRYADLTLFSFHPVKHIACGEGGMITTHRNDLFKRLEMLRSHGITKNKKDLLNQSMPAWFHEMQELGYNYRISDIQAALGLSQLTKLESSVRRRNEIAKIYLKELASLPLVLPNIPDEIVHALHLFVVRTSRRDELYSYLSSKGIFTQVHYIPVYLHPYYSKKGYEKGLCPVAEEYFDGCLSLPMYPSMSSEDISYVVKVIVEFFSEVDD from the coding sequence ATGGACAAAAAGATTCCTTATGGCAGGCAAGAAATTTCTAAAGAAGACATAGATCTAGTTGTTTCTACTTTAAAATCAGACTTTTTAACTCAAGGGCCAAGGGTTGTTGAATTTGAAAACGCTTTTGCCTCCCAAGTAAAAGCAGAGTATGCACTATCCTGTTCGAATGGAACAGCCGCTCTCCATCTCGCAATGATGGCTTTAGATTTAAAGCCTGGGGAAAAAGTTTTAACCACATCTATTACTTTTGCAGCCTCCGCTAACTGTGTTTTGTATCAGGGAGGAGTCGTCGAGTTTATTGATATTTCATTAGATGATTATCTATTAGACTTGGACTTACTTGAGAGGCATCTCTCTGGCTCTGATGATAAGTATGCCGGAATTATAGTGGTGGATTTTGCTGGCTTTCCTGTAGATCTTGAGAGGTTGAGAAAAATAGCTGATCAGTACGGAATGTGGATTGTTGAAGATGCATGTCATGCTCCTGGAGCAAGTTTTACTGATTCAAAAGGTGAAGTTCAACCAGTTGGCGGCTCTAGATATGCGGACTTAACTCTATTCTCTTTTCACCCTGTTAAGCATATTGCTTGTGGTGAAGGTGGTATGATCACGACACATAGGAATGATTTATTTAAAAGACTCGAAATGCTTCGTTCACATGGAATTACAAAGAATAAGAAAGACTTATTGAATCAGTCGATGCCTGCATGGTTTCACGAGATGCAGGAGCTTGGTTATAACTATAGAATTTCCGATATTCAGGCCGCACTTGGACTATCACAACTTACAAAGCTAGAAAGTTCAGTGAGAAGGAGAAATGAGATAGCTAAGATCTATCTTAAAGAACTAGCAAGCCTTCCTCTAGTGTTGCCAAATATTCCAGATGAGATTGTTCATGCCCTACACCTTTTTGTTGTAAGGACTTCAAGAAGAGATGAGCTATATTCATATTTATCGTCTAAAGGAATATTTACTCAAGTTCACTATATACCCGTTTACCTTCATCCTTATTACAGTAAAAAGGGCTATGAGAAAGGTTTGTGTCCTGTTGCTGAAGAGTACTTCGATGGTTGCTTAAGTCTTCCTATGTATCCTTCAATGTCCAGTGAAGATATATCATATGTTGTAAAAGTGATTGTAGAATTCTTTAGTGAAGTGGATGATTAA
- a CDS encoding MATE family efflux transporter: MFEKVSTNFLWSLFGRVLYAISQWCLVVIILKLGSIKILGLFGIVMGISSPIFAFANLNIRSLLATDFKKNNSLEDYYKTRLLTSIFGILLLIILTIFYDTSLMELMFVAAIVKLFDAISDLNQGVFQKVERLDKSAYSLIIATVLSVSISSLSLYYFKSLLLFLLSLALVKLIVIVVEFFMMSELGINISFKEVLRQPFLECRQKKIILSSVPLGITACLVSLNSNIPRYLIDKFLGASHLGVYVGIGYFLVGAAVITVAVKQAVISRLAELWHTNTDKFVSFVLTLCFLSVFVGFVAIVLSITFGDMVLKVIYDDSFVGNSNLVALMFSAATLMAVYSFVNASLTVMRVLKPQAFISMISIFLSFSVGVILIPKFGIIGAGVSVNIGSFVFSLSSVVIFYKNLQRTVTS; encoded by the coding sequence ATGTTTGAAAAAGTAAGTACTAATTTCTTGTGGTCTCTTTTTGGGCGGGTTTTATATGCTATATCGCAATGGTGTCTTGTCGTTATAATTCTAAAGTTAGGAAGTATTAAGATCCTAGGTTTGTTCGGGATTGTTATGGGAATATCGTCTCCTATTTTTGCCTTTGCAAATCTAAATATACGATCTCTATTAGCTACAGATTTTAAAAAAAATAATAGCCTTGAGGACTATTATAAAACTCGTTTGTTAACTTCAATCTTTGGAATTTTACTTTTAATAATTTTGACTATTTTTTATGATACTTCGTTAATGGAGCTTATGTTTGTTGCTGCAATTGTTAAGTTGTTTGATGCTATAAGTGATTTAAATCAAGGTGTTTTTCAAAAAGTTGAACGATTAGATAAATCTGCGTATTCTCTCATAATAGCAACAGTGTTATCCGTAAGTATTAGTTCTTTGAGTTTATATTACTTTAAGTCATTGTTACTATTCTTACTTAGTTTAGCTTTGGTAAAGCTAATTGTTATCGTTGTTGAATTTTTCATGATGAGTGAATTAGGTATTAATATTTCTTTTAAAGAGGTGTTGAGGCAACCTTTCTTAGAGTGTAGACAGAAAAAAATAATTTTGAGTTCTGTTCCTCTGGGGATAACAGCGTGTCTGGTCTCATTAAACTCGAACATACCTAGATATTTGATAGACAAATTTCTAGGGGCATCCCATTTGGGAGTTTATGTAGGTATTGGATACTTCTTAGTTGGTGCAGCAGTTATTACTGTGGCAGTAAAGCAGGCTGTTATCTCTAGACTTGCTGAACTTTGGCATACAAATACAGATAAGTTTGTAAGCTTTGTTTTAACCTTATGCTTTTTATCTGTTTTTGTAGGTTTTGTCGCGATTGTTTTGAGTATCACATTTGGAGATATGGTTCTAAAGGTAATTTATGATGACAGCTTTGTTGGTAATTCGAATCTTGTGGCACTAATGTTTTCAGCAGCAACTCTAATGGCCGTATATTCCTTTGTAAACGCTTCTTTAACTGTAATGAGAGTTTTAAAGCCGCAAGCATTTATATCAATGATAAGTATATTTCTAAGTTTCTCAGTAGGTGTGATCTTAATTCCTAAGTTTGGAATTATTGGGGCTGGCGTATCTGTTAATATTGGTAGTTTTGTTTTCTCGCTGAGTTCAGTAGTTATTTTTTATAAAAATTTACAGAGGACGGTGACTTCATAG
- the pseF gene encoding pseudaminic acid cytidylyltransferase, giving the protein MSKRKVVAVITARGGSKRIPRKNIKPFLGKPLIEYSINAALKSGLFSRVLVSTDDEEIREVSISAGAEVPFLRSKKNSDDFSTTSDVLCEVVEQLEGVGEYYDDICCLYPTAPFVTSSKLKESYQIMQKTQAKSVVCVTEYASNPQRSFNITIDNLQFNFPEFLNTRSQDLEKWYYDCGQFYWLDVREFKLDKKIFTNSSAPFIVSSLESQDIDTLEDWKLAELKYSLMKGSV; this is encoded by the coding sequence ATGAGTAAAAGAAAGGTTGTTGCGGTAATCACAGCAAGGGGAGGAAGTAAGAGAATTCCTCGCAAAAATATTAAGCCTTTCTTGGGAAAGCCATTAATTGAGTATTCTATAAATGCTGCTTTGAAGTCAGGGCTTTTTTCTAGAGTTCTTGTTAGTACTGATGATGAAGAAATTAGAGAAGTTTCCATTAGTGCTGGAGCAGAAGTGCCTTTTTTAAGGTCTAAAAAAAACTCTGATGACTTTTCAACAACTTCAGATGTATTGTGCGAGGTGGTTGAGCAACTTGAAGGGGTAGGTGAGTATTATGATGATATTTGTTGTTTATATCCAACTGCACCGTTTGTAACTTCGAGCAAGCTGAAAGAGTCTTACCAGATAATGCAAAAAACTCAGGCTAAAAGTGTCGTTTGTGTTACAGAGTACGCAAGTAACCCACAAAGATCGTTTAATATTACAATTGATAACCTTCAGTTCAATTTCCCAGAGTTCTTAAATACAAGATCTCAGGATCTTGAGAAATGGTATTACGATTGTGGCCAATTTTATTGGTTAGATGTGAGAGAATTTAAATTAGATAAAAAGATTTTTACCAATTCATCAGCACCTTTTATAGTTTCTTCTTTAGAATCCCAAGATATAGATACTCTTGAGGATTGGAAATTAGCAGAGCTCAAGTATTCGCTTATGAAGGGGTCTGTGTAG
- a CDS encoding glycosyltransferase family 4 protein translates to MIPSIIKIAKLKHLFDEPDGRKKHKSSIPTLGGIAIFASFLLSTNLNPINISFFNQQYIFSSLAILFFIGIEDDILNTRARKKLVAQIISSLILIFFADIRLSSLHGVFNIYEIPYSISVIITLITIIGITNALNLIDGIDTLAASIGIFSTLTFGSFFLIIKSYHYSTFAFSLLGSLLAFLYYNRTPARIFMGDTGSLILGMMTSIFSIKAIELSAINTEIQVNFLSSPAIVISILIVPIADTLRVLIIRLTKGVSPFSPDRNHFHHILTDCGLSHHQSTALLVTISAISLLMTYYFQDTSVNILITLNILYIALLTRFFSKIKKKGVHRKASSAL, encoded by the coding sequence ATGATTCCATCAATTATTAAAATTGCAAAATTAAAGCATCTTTTTGATGAACCCGATGGCCGCAAAAAACACAAATCATCAATACCTACACTCGGCGGAATAGCAATTTTTGCATCATTTCTACTTTCAACTAACCTTAACCCCATAAATATCAGTTTCTTTAACCAGCAATATATTTTTTCATCTCTTGCTATTCTGTTCTTTATTGGAATAGAAGACGACATTTTGAATACACGTGCTCGCAAAAAACTAGTCGCACAAATAATATCTTCGCTAATCCTAATATTTTTTGCAGACATTAGACTATCTAGTCTTCACGGAGTCTTCAACATATACGAGATCCCTTACTCAATAAGTGTAATAATAACACTTATAACAATAATCGGTATCACAAATGCATTAAATTTAATTGATGGAATAGATACTCTAGCAGCCTCAATAGGAATTTTTTCAACATTGACCTTTGGGTCATTCTTCTTAATTATTAAAAGCTACCACTACTCAACTTTTGCATTCTCACTTCTTGGTTCTTTATTAGCCTTTCTTTATTACAACAGAACACCAGCGAGAATTTTCATGGGCGACACAGGGTCATTGATCCTTGGGATGATGACTTCAATTTTTTCAATTAAAGCGATTGAGTTATCTGCAATAAATACAGAAATTCAGGTCAACTTTTTATCTTCACCGGCAATTGTGATTTCAATTTTAATTGTTCCAATAGCTGACACTTTGAGAGTACTTATTATACGGCTTACCAAGGGAGTATCTCCATTCTCCCCTGACAGAAATCATTTTCACCACATTTTAACAGATTGTGGCTTAAGCCACCATCAATCAACAGCTCTACTGGTTACAATAAGTGCTATCTCATTGTTAATGACATATTACTTCCAAGATACTTCAGTTAATATTTTGATAACATTAAATATCTTATACATTGCCTTACTTACCCGCTTTTTTTCTAAAATAAAAAAAAAAGGTGTTCATCGAAAGGCGAGCTCAGCACTATGA
- a CDS encoding N-acetyl sugar amidotransferase, with protein sequence MLDSKYSKEPAKMKYCSSCVYPGVSATPLTFDEKGLCSGCRTSGQKSEIDWDRRAKQFEKLINRYKSKDGSNYDCIIPVSGGKDSYFQIHIIKKVYGLNPLLVTYHGNNYTPTGMKNLLNMREAFDVDHIFFTPSIKVLKAMNRIGMEMMGDMNWHGHAGIFTYPIREAVQKRVPLMIWGEHGFMDLGGMHSYNDLVEFTYRYRHEHCLRGYEWGDILEKGLEYGEDLKKSDFIPWMYPTDEEIEDVGVRGIYISNFFKWDANEHGPLMMEKYGFLESEEPFERTYRTMSNLDDMHENGIHDYMKYIKFGYGRATDHVCKDIRSGKMTRKEGIEIVRKMDPIKSKDLYRWLEYVGWSEEKFDEVADRFRDPRVWWKDSNGDWKKHNIWDD encoded by the coding sequence ATGTTAGATAGTAAGTATAGTAAAGAACCTGCCAAAATGAAGTATTGTTCAAGTTGTGTTTACCCTGGTGTGTCCGCTACGCCTTTAACCTTTGATGAAAAAGGTCTTTGTTCTGGTTGTAGAACATCTGGTCAAAAGTCCGAAATCGATTGGGACAGAAGAGCAAAGCAGTTTGAGAAACTCATTAATAGATATAAATCTAAAGATGGAAGTAATTATGATTGCATTATCCCTGTGAGTGGAGGAAAGGATAGTTATTTTCAAATTCATATAATTAAAAAAGTATACGGGCTAAATCCTCTACTTGTTACATATCATGGAAATAATTATACCCCTACAGGGATGAAAAACCTTTTAAATATGAGAGAGGCGTTTGATGTTGATCATATTTTCTTTACTCCTAGTATAAAAGTTTTAAAGGCGATGAATAGAATCGGTATGGAAATGATGGGGGATATGAATTGGCATGGGCATGCGGGAATATTTACATATCCTATTCGCGAGGCTGTGCAAAAGAGAGTTCCACTAATGATTTGGGGAGAGCATGGCTTTATGGACTTAGGTGGTATGCACTCTTACAATGATCTTGTTGAGTTTACATACAGATATAGACATGAGCACTGCTTGAGAGGATATGAGTGGGGAGACATTCTAGAGAAGGGTCTGGAATATGGAGAGGATCTTAAGAAGAGTGACTTTATACCTTGGATGTATCCTACTGATGAAGAAATTGAAGATGTAGGTGTTCGAGGAATATATATATCAAACTTCTTTAAATGGGATGCAAATGAACATGGACCTCTTATGATGGAGAAGTATGGCTTTTTAGAATCTGAGGAGCCGTTTGAAAGAACATATAGAACAATGTCCAATTTGGATGATATGCATGAAAACGGTATTCATGATTATATGAAGTATATTAAATTTGGATACGGACGAGCCACTGATCACGTTTGTAAAGATATTCGTTCTGGTAAAATGACTAGAAAAGAGGGAATAGAGATTGTTCGCAAAATGGATCCGATAAAGTCTAAGGATTTATATCGATGGTTGGAATATGTAGGTTGGTCGGAAGAAAAGTTTGATGAAGTTGCAGATAGATTTAGAGATCCTAGAGTATGGTGGAAAGATTCTAATGGTGACTGGAAGAAGCATAATATTTGGGATGATTAA
- the pseI gene encoding pseudaminic acid synthase → MKFIEINGRKIGSEFAPYIIAEVSANHNGDLNKALKLIEIAKDSGADAVKIQTYTADTMTVDSDMEDFQIKGGLWDGYTLYKLYEEAHTPWDWHKPIFERAKELGITVFSTPFDESSVNFLMDLDVPAFKIASFEMTDLPLVEYIAKQGKPIIMSTGMASPEEIEESINVIKKYNQQIIVLHCVSGYPTPIDQSNLSTIKEISKRFDVVSGLSDHTLGTAASVAGVALGASVIEKHFTESRSEKGPDSEFSLEPSELESLVNETRSVWNSVRSTPFKRESAEKVNLKFRRSIYFVRDLEEGEEITLDSVKRIRPGYGLEPKYFNEIIGKKVLRKVSKNTPVKLLDIDMGK, encoded by the coding sequence ATGAAGTTTATAGAAATTAATGGCCGAAAAATTGGTTCAGAATTTGCTCCATATATAATTGCTGAAGTATCTGCAAATCATAATGGAGACTTAAATAAAGCTTTAAAGCTTATTGAGATAGCTAAAGACAGTGGAGCCGATGCTGTTAAGATTCAAACATATACTGCAGACACAATGACTGTTGATAGTGATATGGAGGACTTTCAGATAAAGGGTGGATTATGGGACGGATATACTTTGTATAAATTATATGAAGAAGCTCACACACCATGGGATTGGCATAAGCCAATTTTCGAAAGAGCTAAAGAGCTGGGAATAACTGTTTTTAGTACTCCTTTTGACGAATCATCGGTGAACTTTTTGATGGACTTAGATGTACCTGCATTTAAAATTGCCTCCTTTGAGATGACTGACCTTCCTCTTGTCGAATACATTGCAAAACAAGGGAAGCCAATAATTATGTCAACAGGAATGGCTTCACCTGAGGAAATAGAAGAGTCAATAAATGTAATTAAAAAATATAATCAACAAATCATCGTATTACATTGTGTAAGTGGTTACCCGACTCCGATAGATCAATCTAACTTATCTACCATTAAAGAAATATCTAAGAGGTTTGATGTTGTGTCGGGGCTTTCTGATCATACATTAGGAACAGCTGCTTCTGTAGCCGGTGTAGCTTTAGGTGCTTCTGTAATTGAAAAGCACTTTACTGAAAGTAGGTCTGAAAAAGGTCCTGATTCGGAGTTTTCTTTGGAGCCTTCAGAACTTGAGAGTCTAGTAAATGAGACAAGGTCAGTGTGGAACTCCGTGAGATCAACACCTTTCAAAAGAGAGTCTGCAGAAAAAGTAAATTTAAAATTTAGAAGATCGATTTACTTTGTAAGAGATCTGGAAGAAGGGGAAGAGATTACCCTTGATTCAGTTAAGAGAATTAGACCAGGTTATGGACTTGAACCGAAGTATTTCAATGAAATAATTGGCAAAAAAGTTTTGAGGAAGGTAAGCAAGAATACTCCAGTAAAACTACTTGATATAGATATGGGGAAGTAG